CTGTTTCTTAGCTTCCGAGATCGTTTCACGGAGAGCCGCCGACTTCAGCAACGGATCGAGCGCCGGGCACAGCGCCTGTCCCCACGACGTAAGGCCGTCTTCGACCTTCGGGGGCACTCTGGTGATGAACGATCCTGCGGACGATGCCGTCTCTCTCCATTTGGCGAAGCTGCCGGATCAGCATCGCGTGGCAGTCCCACTGCCTCCAAGAGGATCGCCGTGTAAGACTCGCGTCCGCGCGTAGTGGCCGGCCGGGATGACGCCTTTCCAGAAGCTCCTCGCGGGCTTCTCGACCGCCCGCGCCAGCGCGAGTCAGGAACTGGCGACGCCAGCGCGCTCGATCGTCACGGCTCCTCCGCCGGCGGGACCGTGAATCCCGGCGAGAGCGTCGCGCGCGCGGCGGCGAGCGCGCTCTCAATCCGCGCGGCGTCGGCCCGCCGTCCTTGCGTGGCATAGAGGGAAGCGAGTCCCTGCAGCACGGCCACTCGCCGCGGGTCCCGCGCTTCGATGTGCTCGAGCGCGGCCAGAGCCCTCACGAAGAGGTGTTCGGCCGTCCCGTCGTTCCCTTGCCGCGCGTAGAACGCTGCGAGGTTGGCGAGTAGCTCTCCGCGCGCCGGGTCGTTCGGTCCGAGGGCGTCCTCCGCGACCCCGAGCGCTTCCCGGTGCAGAGACTCCGCGCGCGCGTCGTTTCCACGCTGTTCCTCCAACACCGCCAAGCCGGACAGGCTGGGCAACCCGGCCGGATGGCGCGGCCCGTACGCCCGGTCTGCGTTCCGCAGCGCGCTCCGATAGAGGTTCTCCGCCTCCGCGGGGCGGCCGCGGAACCGGTAGCAGTCGGCGAGCGTCTGCTTCAGGCGGATGAGGCCCGGATGATCTGGGCCGCCGAGCGCCCCCTCGCCGAGGTCCAGACCCTGCTTGAGGATCGGCTCCGCATCCTGATAACGCCCCTGAAGCATGCGCAGCGCGCCGACGTTGGCCACCGCCGCCGCCCTCACCGCCGGCCGGGCGTTCTCGAGCTCGGCCACGCGCCGGGCGCGGAGAAGGAGCGCCTCCGCCCCGTCGAGATCCCCGCGGGAGGCGCGCACCGCAGCCAGGGTCGTGAGCGCCTCGGCCA
This window of the Candidatus Methylomirabilota bacterium genome carries:
- a CDS encoding tetratricopeptide repeat protein, encoding MATLLVVSAARAGRADDAGAAEYGMGMWLVGKGRMAEAEAALRRGLAIDEAGARGSSAARVRARAVSTLDVLAALAAGRGDSREAETLLRRALVLGETAPRLPDVEVARILTSLARLLAERGDLREAEARASRARKLYERMKAPEHVELAEALTTLAAVRASRGDLDGAEALLLRARRVAELENARPAVRAAAVANVGALRMLQGRYQDAEPILKQGLDLGEGALGGPDHPGLIRLKQTLADCYRFRGRPAEAENLYRSALRNADRAYGPRHPAGLPSLSGLAVLEEQRGNDARAESLHREALGVAEDALGPNDPARGELLANLAAFYARQGNDGTAEHLFVRALAALEHIEARDPRRVAVLQGLASLYATQGRRADAARIESALAAARATLSPGFTVPPAEEP